ATATACGCATAGCCTTGTCTAGCTGTTTATTCTGACCGTAGCCCTTGATCAGAGTGGTGTACATTATCGTATTGGGCTTCACTTTGCCTCGCTCTTTCATGTCCTCGAATAATCTCATTGCGCTATCCACACTATTGTTATTCACATATGCATCAAACATACATCCGTACACTATTTCATTATTCGTCACGGTGCTTGCAGATGGAGTCACGGGGTTACTTACCTGGTTACCACCAGTCACTGTACCACTAGTTACTGTACCACCAGTCACACTACCGTTGGCACCATTGACCCCGTTAACCCCGTTAGTACCGTTGGAATTAATATATTGATAGAACAATTCCTCACAATCGTGAATAAGATTAGAGGAAGACAGTGTTTTGATGATGATCCCGAAGGTTTGTATATTTGGTAACAGTCCCCAGACTCTAAACTTGTTAATAATTCTTAATAGtcttttattattcttgAGCTTAATGCAGGAGTCTAGGATGACATTGTAACAGGCTTCATTGATGAGGATACTCGTCCTTTCACAAAAGGTTAAGAAAGAGTCTAGCTTAGATCTCGAGTCTAATCTCGTAGCTACCATCATTAGCATGGAGCTGATCTCCTCGTTCTGATGATTTGAACGCAGTAACGGTTTCACATAGTTTAACGCTACTGTGAAGTTCAATATCGCTATGCAGACACGGACTAAATACGTACTAATCCTAACCAAGCCATTGGTCATCGTACTGGAGTTAGAGATCCCAGAGTTACCAGTGCCAGCAGTACCATTTGTCATTCCATTCTCTACAAAATATTGTCTCCGCAGGGGTAAACAAGTAGGTAGTAGGCAATAAGTAATCCCAGAGGGTATGAATAATGAATAACTAAGGGactaaataactaagttggtacaagcaccgtaacgcaCCTGTATCATTATTGTAGGATGAATGTGTGAGGAAGACTTCACAAGATTCGTAAGATTGTGTGCCCTTGAGTAATCTGTTGACGTGATTAAAATTCCCCTTTAGAGCTATGGACAGGAGTACTTTTTCACAAATGGGTTCTGAAATCATGCCATAGTAGTCACAGTAATACTTCATTACGGATTCACAGCTTTGGAAATCCTCGGCCAACAAACAACACTCCACCAGTGGCACAAATAACTCCTTATTATCACTTCCAAACAATTGCTTACACACGTCCAATAAGTTTGTCACCAACCTACCGCTCACACTGTTTACTGTGTTACTGTTGATTGAGTTGGTGGTGACTGTGTTAGTATTGACAGTGTTACCACTACCACCATTACCAATGGTTTGGATGAGGagattaatattttccaGTGTGATGAATTCAAATTTCCCAAAGTTGGCGTTGGTGAACTCAATTGGCACAACACTTTTCAGAGTCTGTAGCGACGACAGTGCAATCTTTGTAACCACTGAGGGGTAATCAATAATTAACGCAAGTTGTAGggaattaataaatgacAGGGCGTTGAAGCATTTTTTCTCCAGTAGTCTCACCACTACGGTGCCATAACTTAGGCCAAAGTTGATGGCGCAGAATTCCAGAAACAGCAGTAGAACTTTATTACTCTCGATGAAATCTATTGTGAAATTCGGGTTCACCATCACGTCCACAAATCTTAAGACGAATTTAACCGCCGTCGTCAGCTTAGAATAGAACAACATTCTGAACATTCTGGACAGTGTGGTGGTACAATCAGAATCTGTCAGATTGAggaaattatcaaatttcgGCTTCCCCAAGAGATCAATTTGTACCAAATAGCCAACAATGAGACAACTCaacttaatatttaatctGCCTTGATGATTTtctaatatatttaagaCCCGTTCCATTACTCCTGGGTCCTTTCTTATCAACTGGATTAACATTGTGACATACTTCTTTATCACAGAGTCTATACCATTGGACTGATATGATAGCAGATGATTCAACAGTGATCTTGATAATTGGACTGTATCTGGTATACTCAGAATTGATACCAAAGTCTCAGTATACACTTCCACAGTCACGCCTCTTGCTGGGGTCACACTGTTCACAGAGTTGACAGTGTCAGTGAGTTGATTCGACAATAATAAAAGTTTGTGTGAGAAGGGTAATAGTAGTTTGTGATTGCAGTATTTGATGATGGTGTTGTAGACTTCAGAAGGTTCCACGGTGAACTCTGTCATAAACATGGAGAACAGTTCATTCTCCACTGTAATATCACCCATTAAATAACGTTCCAGGAGTCCATGTACTGATTCTGCAAACTCCGTGTTCAACTCTGAACACAATGGCGTCACAGTCTCACCGCACAGCGTAGTATCAGCACTGAATGTAGTGTCGGCACATAAGGGCGTGATAGTATCCGAACACAGAGGTGTGATAGTATCAGAGCAGAGAGGAGTAATAGTGTCAGCTACAGTGTTAACACTGCTAACAACATGTGTAAACGGTGTTTCATCTTCTTTTTCTATCAAGTCGATGTAGTTTCCGTAGTATCCCATGTCAAATTCCTCCTCACCGTACCCTTTACCGTAGTGTTTACCATAGTTGGAGTAATAGTTGTGATAAAGCGATTCTGAAGAGTAATTTGAATCACCGAAACTCGTTGAAACACTATTCAAATACTGCAATAATCTTCCATCACTCTTTTCCACACTATTCATTGCGTTCATAGAGTTGATAGAGTTGATAGAGTTGATAGAGTTGTTGGTGTTGGGTTGTTCAGGAGAGGAGAGTAGTGATGAGCCTTGTTGTGTGGAGGTTTCGTCACACATTGAGAAGAGTCCCTTTTCAAACTCACTAAATCCCGCCAAGTCATCTCTAAACCCAAATATGTCCTCCTTTAATCCCAGCGCATCATCTTTAAACTCTGTTAAACTATCTTTATAGCCTAGTGAATCACTCTTAAAATCTAGTGAATCACCTTTGTAGTCTAGTGAATCACTCTTAAAATCTAGTGAATCACTCTTAAAATCTAGTGAATCACCTTTGTAGTCTAGTGAATCACTCTTAAAATCTAGTGAATCACTCTTAAAATCAAGTGAATCACCTTTGTAGTCTAGTGACTCAGGTTTAAATTCGGTTAGTTGATCTCTGAAGGTGGAGTAGCCGGATTCACAGTAGTCTAGTCCACTGGTTAGTCTAGAGGCTTTAAAGTCAACTGCATAATCACCGAACTCTGTGCCATAGTTAGTACCGAGGTCTGTACTGTAGTTCCCGCTGTTAAATTCCGAGTTATTGGAGCTGAGTGAGTGGTTGAGAGATTTGATCATATCATTGATTGTACTATTGAGTGTGTTATAAGAGTTAGTGTGTAATGTGTTGTGTGTGTGTGAATCGTTTGGCAACTGGTTATTGGCATTCAATTGGTTAGTTGGTTGGTTTAGGCTATCAAATGTTCCTAAACCCAAGTGACTTGatgttttatcaaatttttcattctctttaaaattaaaatttttttcacTAGAAACAAAATTGTCTtgattcaaatttaaaatattattaaaatttaagctttcattaaaatttaaattactttgattaaaatttaaattactttgATTAAAACTTAagttttcattaaattttaagttcTCACTAAATTTTGagttttcattaaattttaagttttcattaaattttaagttttcattaaattttaagttgTTTTGATTGAAAAGttgattaaattttaaaatatttgtactaaattttaaatttttattaaaattttcttcattCTCTTTCAAATGCTTTTCACtaaatttcaaattgtCATTTTCtccattaaaatttctaaCTTCTTCATTCAAATACTGAGTCTTATTTTCACtaaatttcaaattctcGCTAtcttcattaaaatttctaaCTTCTTCATTCAAATTCTGAGtcttattttcattaaaatcttCACTAGTTAAAATCTTATCATTAgttaaaatagtattagttaaaatagtattagttaaaatcTTATCAGTTAAAATAGTATCATTGGTTGAAATCTTTTCATTATCTTCATTGAAAtcttcattattaattagaTTAAGAACTTCATTATGGAAATTATGTAattgtgtaagtgtgtgtTCTTTTTGACTTTGGAGCCTTGGTTTACTCAACTCTGTCTCCAATGTTTCCTCTCCTACACTCGCAGATCCGTTTTCTACTACTTTATCCACAACCTTATCAActgtattaataatattattagtgtCCACTACGGTAGTGGTGTTGAGTGTGTTGTTGGTATTGAGTGTGTTACTACTGTTGAGattcaaattaaaaattgtattcttcattataaaatatattattaaatttggtaatgtaataaattcaaTTGTGTAATGTAAGAACTGGCAGTGTTCTCAGTGTGAAAGGGTGATGGAATCCCGGTTGTAAAGGGACATAATAGCAGTGAATGTCGAgtgaattaaatataaaactgatgaacaaatataaaaagTGTAACGGGCGTGAGAAATATGTGAGAGTCAGAGTAAATTGAGGGCTCACACACTAGGGCACACACTTTGGGCTACAACTActtaaatgttaaaatttcaataaaaaaGCCATTTACATAAAAGAAAGcttgtaaaattaattactGAATTGGAAAGACACAATTAAATTACTGTTTTTACACAATCAGGCAAATACAACGCCCTAGAATACCCACAAATAAACCTATTACACATTCGAATATTATCAACTCCCCataccaaattattattattatacacgGGCCCATGCCTATTAACCGCGAATCCGCCTAGAAATGACATTTACAAGTGGATTCCCAACCTCACCTTACAATGGACACACATCACTCACTACACATTGTCAtacacaaattttaattctttactttttacacttatttCAACGGATTCTCacctaaaataaattttagaaaattttaaccttCCAAAAGGAGTATTAGTCAATCATACTATACCAGAATTACTCCACTCTTACACaacattttcatcattttttcaataatttaacagtttaattatttatttatgatagaattaatttaatttttggaaGATTCGGGGGattttttatgttttatCCAATTTAGATATATCcatttttactcattttacCACTgtattcttacacattttcattattttacctttaaaatattcagaaatttacattattttataaatttataatatttgacaaatttatgattttttattgatttaatGTGAGAATGGGTAATTTTTGAGggtttttaaaatttttagatgaTTTTGAAGAAAGTTCCCAAAATACCGATCCTTCAACCCAAAACGGTATTTTACCCTCTCTAcactatttaatatatataatttactgcataataatatacctTAGTGGAGGATGCTGAGGATGATGAGTCGGGAGTATCATATCCAGGTACCGCTATAAATGATCTTATTTATGTGTTAAGAGATGTTGGCGGAGGTTGTGTTGTTGACAAGTTCTCTTGGAGGATTGAAGaaacaattatttgaatCTGCAAGAGCTCAACATTTGTTAGATTGTAAAGGCTTGGTTTATTACATTGTTGATGCCAATAAAGATCTCTCCAATGCTACAGGTCATTCATACACTGTTAAGTTATCTATTCTTAGGTATAATAGGTATACTAAGGGTATTATGTAGTTAGTTAGGGGTATAAATGGGTCACTGGTCTGGGATTATCTGGGCCAGGTCAATCACATAGCTATAGCAATAAGtacaaaaaatattaaaaaatcgAATCGTGGATGTTTAGATAAGAGTTTTAAGAGTATTCTAAAGTTATAATTAAGGaactttatatttattttgtaaatttaagggAAGGTTCTAGAATTTTTTAGTTCAGAAATCTAGTTTATTTAACTCAATTTAGGATAATTTAGAATTATTTAGGTTAATTTAAGGTTAATTTGtggtaataatttgaaattttctGTCTAATAGATAAATAACACTGTATAATAACACTTCAAGTGAACCTGAGGATCCATAAGGAACCCAAATTTTCTATAGTTAAAACTAACTTTttttcttaaatttaagtaGTTTGATGTCTAAAATGATGTTTGGAATGATTTGggattaattaatttaattttcacaatAGTCGAAAAAAATCgatttttttcaaaaccTAATTGTCACTTTTGGGTCCGGGCCAAAATCGAAAAAAttcgaaaattttattttttaaaaatgtcaACAGAAATCAACAgatttaacattgttaagCACCagaaaattgataaataaaataaattagctATCCGCACTGAATAACTGTGCCCTAAAGTTGTGCTTGACAAGGCCCAGATAGTCCCATGCAGGGGAACCGAAATATAACCCTAACATATACTAAAACCTTAGCTATATACcaaatactatatatttagtctaggtataatagtatagtagttaagagtaGTATATAATGGAGTAGATTGGAAAGATTATGAACTGTTTGAGAATTGGAAATCCGAAGGCATCTTAAGATTATTCAAAGATGATTCCGGTAACGATTCAGGTAACCAACacactattcacactatcAACTAGTGTACAAGTTGTATAATTGTGCACATTtgagtttaaaattgtttagtTGTGTTACCGCAAGTGATAATTGATGGAGTATCAATTGGTGATCAAAAATTCCTACAAGATTTAGAAGATGACGGGGATCTAGgcattattttacaccatttttccatagttatataataactCACTATGATATTAGACTAATGAATTTGGTAGATTATATAGTGGCGAGATTAATATGTCCGAATTGTTTATGTGATAAGGAAACGGAAGAAGTTTCATGTccaaaatgtaaaattgaaTACAAGAACATTGTACCAGAGGAATACGACGATAATACTTACATCAGAAAACTTTGTCAAGGCCTGCCTTGCCAATAAATTCGAActcaaattttcaaaatttttcagcaaattttcacaaattaataattttaaaataattttttcaatttaaaaattatataataattaaaaaaatgaccgtgtataaataatgtgtaggagGGATGAGTGAAAGGGGAGTAAGACGTAGGTGAGATTTGGGTGTGTaggagtaaataatttaattggcaaaaataaataaataaatttaaataaaaaaaggAATTGTAGAAGATAAAGTGAACAATAGGAGAAAGGTAAAAACAACATCAAGTGGCAATGCGATTAGGTGCTAAACGACGTTTtcagttatttttaaaagtttttATGTGTTGTTCAAATGTGCAAGatttaactaaaatattttaggatattttaataaaaaaagaTTTAACATAGGCTGTTATTCAGACTATACACATtcacttacacattcacaTATGTGTTGATTTAAATGCACATTTGAGATTCAAAATGTTCCTCAAACCAACtttgatttattaaaattaactctCAAGAAAATGGTTTCGTACAAGTTTATCATACTTTTGTTTATATCGGGCAAATTCACTACAGTACTCTCGCTCAGGAATCTGGCCGAACTCACCCTCGCTAATAATGATACACATCAAGTCCTACAATCCGCTGATCAACATACAGAGGTCAAAGGACCGGAcagtaatttaaaaactcAAAAACCTCTTGAAGGACAAGAAAATCAATTAGAACAACAACAACAAGAGTCACAAGTACAAGAACAACAACAACAAGAGTCACAGGTACAGGAAGTTAATGATAGGGTTGCCGATCCTGCAAAAGGAGATCTTTCCGAGAAAAAACAAGAAAAAGAGTTAGAACTTCCTCCTAAGGAAAAT
The Theileria parva strain Muguga chromosome 3 map unlocalized ctg_530, whole genome shotgun sequence DNA segment above includes these coding regions:
- a CDS encoding PPR repeat family protein, which encodes MKNTIFNLNLNSSNTLNTNNTLNTTTVVDTNNIINTVDKVVDKVVENGSASVGEETLETELSKPRLQSQKEHTLTQLHNFHNEVLNLINNEDFNEDNEKISTNDTILTDKILTNTILTNTILTNDKILTSEDFNENKTQNLNEEVRNFNEDSENLKFSENKTQYLNEEVRNFNGENDNLKFSEKHLKENEENFNKNLKFSTNILKFNQLFNQNNLKFNENLKFNENLKFNENSKFSENLKFNENLSFNQSNLNFNQSNLNFNESLNFNNILNLNQDNFVSSEKNFNFKENEKFDKTSSHLGLGTFDSLNQPTNQLNANNQLPNDSHTHNTLHTNSYNTLNSTINDMIKSLNHSLSSNNSEFNSGNYSTDLGTNYGTEFGDYAVDFKASRLTSGLDYCESGYSTFRDQLTEFKPESLDYKGDSLDFKSDSLDFKSDSLDYKGDSLDFKSDSLDFKSDSLDYKGDSLDFKSDSLGYKDSLTEFKDDALGLKEDIFGFRDDLAGFSEFEKGLFSMCDETSTQQGSSLLSSPEQPNTNNSINSINSINSMNAMNSVEKSDGRLLQYLNSVSTSFGDSNYSSESLYHNYYSNYGKHYGKGYGEEEFDMGYYGNYIDLIEKEDETPFTHVVSSVNTVADTITPLCSDTITPLCSDTITPLCADTTFSADTTLCGETVTPLCSELNTEFAESVHGLLERYLMGDITVENELFSMFMTEFTVEPSEVYNTIIKYCNHKLLLPFSHKLLLLSNQLTDTVNSVNSVTPARGVTVEVYTETLVSILSIPDTVQLSRSLLNHLLSYQSNGIDSVIKKYVTMLIQLIRKDPGVMERVLNILENHQGRLNIKLSCLIVGYLVQIDLLGKPKFDNFLNLTDSDCTTTLSRMFRMLFYSKLTTAVKFVLRFVDVMVNPNFTIDFIESNKVLLLFLEFCAINFGLSYGTVVVRLLEKKCFNALSFINSLQLALIIDYPSVVTKIALSSLQTLKSVVPIEFTNANFGKFEFITLENINLLIQTIGNGGSGNTVNTNTVTTNSINSNTVNSVSGRLVTNLLDVCKQLFGSDNKELFVPLVECCLLAEDFQSCESVMKYYCDYYGMISEPICEKVLLSIALKGNFNHVNRLLKGTQSYESCEVFLTHSSYNNDTENGMTNGTAGTGNSGISNSSTMTNGLVRISTYLVRVCIAILNFTVALNYVKPLLRSNHQNEEISSMLMMVATRLDSRSKLDSFLTFCERTSILINEACYNVILDSCIKLKNNKRLLRIINKFRVWGLLPNIQTFGIIIKTLSSSNLIHDCEELFYQYINSNGTNGVNGVNGANGSVTGGTVTSGTVTGGNQVSNPVTPSASTVTNNEIVYGCMFDAYVNNNSVDSAMRLFEDMKERGKVKPNTIMYTTLIKGYGQNKQLDKAMRIFRLMQQDGVQPNTVTYNSVIDACARVGEMNSATRLLEEMLSSGIEPDLITFSTIIKGYCVQSDMDKSFQLLSVMYERGIMPDVILYNSLLEGCVKSGLLWLCEKLWSQMQEYNIPPSNFTLTILIKMYGRSGQLDKVFELADELPKRYNFSINTHVYTCLMSACITNGKYSMVLDIYKYMKINGVKPDAKTFETIIQGLSRGSLFKEAAQVVMEVYSLSNSNNGEAQIPNINIKILQRLFQRYYNCVGGYNGGYNGNYNTVNSQNNGTLNTHTGTNHPVTNHPVTTHNSSNNVILLSTASSGVLGGVDDTEELNSIYTSLARRLELFGIKIPKY